CAAGATATACAGTTTCCACCGCCTTTACAGAGTTAAGCTCTGCACTTTAACAGCAGACTTGTATATCCACCTGCGGACGCTTTACGCCCAATAATTCCGGATAACGCTTGCATCCTCCGTCTTACCGCGGCTGCTGGCACGGAGTTAGCCGATGCTGATTCCTCAAGTACCGTCACTGTCTTCTTCCTTGAGAAAAGAGGTTTACAACCCACAGGCCTTCCTCCCTCACGCGGTATTGCTCCGTCAGGCTTTCGCCCATTGCGGAAAATTCCCCACTGCTGCCTCCCGTAGGAGTCTGGGCCGTGTCTCAGTCCCAGTGTGGCTGATCATCCTCTCAGACCAGCTACTGATCAATGCCTTGGTGTGCCGTTACCACTCCAACTAGCTAATCAGACGCGAGCTCATCTTTAGGCAGAATTAACTGTTTCACCTTCCGGCACATCGGGTCTTAGCGACCGTTTCCAGTCGTTGTCCCCGTCCTAAAGCTAGATTCTCACGCGTTACTCACCCGTCCGCCACTAAAGTCCGAAGACTTCCGTTCGACTTGCATGTGTTAAGCATACCGCCAGCGTTCATCCTGAGCCAGGATCAAACTCTCCATGTTATTAGATGAGTTCTTAGGCTCGAAAATACTATTGACCCTTAACGAATTAAAAACGAATTAAGGAGTCAGTAGCACTTGTTATCCTCTGTTTCTGAACCGGAATCAACCGAAATTCAGAAACCCATTTACTTTGACGAGGATTGGGTGCTATCTTGGCTTTCAAACTATTCTTTTGTCTAGGTGCGGGGGCCGACTGATTCGGTGCGCTTCCGCGTCCCGTTTCCCTCGACCGCTTAGCCAATATAACGAGAACCTCACAGGGTTGTCAACCCCCTGTAACTGTTTTTTCTGATTGTTTTCAAAAGCCCTCTGTGCCTAGTTTTGCGTGACAATAGTAGGGAAAAGATGCCAGAATGCATCGTGCTTGTGCTGGAGGGGGAGCTTGTGAACTTTCAGTCGGTTATTGCTACGCTGCATCAGTTTTGGAGCGATCGCGGTTGTCTTATTGTTCAGCCCTACGATACGGAAAAGGGAGCGGGTACCAAGAGCCCGCATACCTTCTTGCGGGCTCTTGGGCCAGAACCTTGGTCAGTTGCTTACGTTGAACCTTGCCGTCGGCCTGGTGATGGGCGATATGGAGAAAATCCCAATCGAGTACAGCACTATTATCAGTACCAAGTGTTGATTAAGCCCTCCCCCAATGGCATTCAGAAGATTTATCTGGATTCTTTAAGGGCACTGGGCATTCATCCAGAAGAGCATGATATTCGTTTTGTAGAGGATAACTGGGAGGATGCGGCAGTAGGAGCTTGGGGAGTTGGCTGGGAAGTCTGGCTAGATGGTATGGAAGTGACTCAGTTCACTTACTTTCAGCAGTGTGGTGGCATTGATTGCCATCCTGTTTCTGTTGAAATCACTTATGGCTTAGAACGGTTGACGATGTACCTGCAAGGGGTGAATTCAATTTTTGATATTCGCTGGAATGATAAGTTGACCTACGGGGATGTACACCTCCAAGGAGAAGTTGAGAACTCGACGTATAACTTTGAAGCATCAAACCCAGAATTGCTGTTTTCGCTGTTTGGACTCTACGCTGAGGAAGCGGAGCGGCTAATGCAGCAGGAATTGGTTTTGCCAGCATTTGACTATGTGTTGAAGTGCTCTCACACATTTAACTTGTTGGATGCTAGAGGAGTTATTTCTGTCACTGAGCGAACTCGGTACATCCTGAAGATTCGTAATCTGGCACGGCAGGTAGCTCAACTTTATTTGAGGCAGCGCGAGGCTATGGGCTTTCCACTGCTGGAATCGCAAGAGGCTGAAATGGCTTGATGTTTACTGAAGGCTGCTTTTAGAATCGAGAGCTTCTTTCAGTTGAGGAAGATTCTTAGGCTCTGAGGTAAGCTAACTAATCTTCAGTCATCTGCTGCCAGGATCGGTTACTTATAAATAGACCTGAAGAGCAATAGACCTGAAGTCGTTGCTGAAAACAAAAAATAGAGGGAACAAATGTCGGCTTTGAGTGAGTTCCTAGAACTAATTGCCGCTTGGTTTCGCAGTTTGGGTATTCCTGAACC
This region of Trichocoleus desertorum NBK24 genomic DNA includes:
- the glyQ gene encoding glycine--tRNA ligase subunit alpha encodes the protein MNFQSVIATLHQFWSDRGCLIVQPYDTEKGAGTKSPHTFLRALGPEPWSVAYVEPCRRPGDGRYGENPNRVQHYYQYQVLIKPSPNGIQKIYLDSLRALGIHPEEHDIRFVEDNWEDAAVGAWGVGWEVWLDGMEVTQFTYFQQCGGIDCHPVSVEITYGLERLTMYLQGVNSIFDIRWNDKLTYGDVHLQGEVENSTYNFEASNPELLFSLFGLYAEEAERLMQQELVLPAFDYVLKCSHTFNLLDARGVISVTERTRYILKIRNLARQVAQLYLRQREAMGFPLLESQEAEMA